TCATCTTACAAACTCTTAGCAATCGCATGTAAATAAGGTTGTTCGGTCATTACGCCTTTGAACCCGCTTGCTTGAAGTTACTAACTGGGTGATTTAGCTTATATagagtttaaaatttatattttatgatgatagatgataatataaatgtttttttttatttgtatgtctatttaattcatttttttattagtgttttttttattgtgcgttGTGTAATTACTTGTAAAATGcgtaattggtaaaaaaaaaaaaaaaaaaaatcttgttattgATATTCCTTCCtcttaaaacagtaataatacagagaATTTTAAGGTTGAATGAAtaacaatacaattttttttaacgtacattttacaaataattgattataataacaataataataataataatattcacaattataggtatacatatattttttttttttacttattttttttatttcatttttatttatttcatcttattatcattatcttttttttttctttttttcacttttgtacCTATCTATtgtctgtatattcatatatttattcatttcttatctctatatctatttagttatttagCATTTCTTATCCATAACATTTATTCAGTTAATTTATCTTTCCTCGtttctccgtctttttctttttcttcttcttactttcaTCCCTTTTCGTTCAACTGAACAAGGAAAACTTACGAATTAGGAAagtaattgtttcattattattatatgaattattattatcattaaccgattatcattatcataaatcattaatATCAGAAATTAttatagaaagagataaaaaagaggaaatatgataaaaaataaattaaaaacaaacatcacAGATCTATTTCAGCAAAAAGGATGCATTCAAACGGTATGCaaattaagttttaaaatttgtagTAATAAGTGTAAGTGTGTAGTAATACTGAACGATTTTACAGGTACATCGGtagtaaattatgataatttgataatttaatatgataTGTGTTCAGAAATATACAGATTATGAACTGTTCTTTGAAAACAGAATAATTTCTCTGTTAGAGAGAGGTTAATccatatatagatttagataaattGGAGAAATACGCAAGAGAAAATGGGACTTGCAGATTATAGTGGAATAATCTATTTTAAGCTAGGCTGTGAGGATAGGTTAAGTTGGGATAATTTCGGTTTGGCAGGACTCTCTTAAGACAAAGTTGTCTAAGTTAGACTAGACTAAGATAAGATAGGGTAGGGTAAGTTACGTTAAGTAGTCGAGGTCATATAAAACTGCGCCAAGATAGGATAGGGTAAGTTAGTTTACTTTCAGATGCGCGGGAATTAAGCTAGACTAGGCCagaaaataataagttaagttaggttatgtGAAAAGAACAGGTAACCCAAGTTAGAGCAAAATGATTCAATGTAACTtaagataggataggataggacgaAATAAATTGAGCATATATATGTCAGAAAAAAACTCTAATACCTTTAAAATGCCAATATGAAAGAATTAAACAAAGACATATGTAATTACGTCACGATATAAATAATAGATCGAGAGATTAATCTAGTTGCAAATCCATCACAGTTAAAGAGAAAGGATGGTAGCGTGTTTGACAAAAAACTAATGCATTGTATTAGATGCTCAGAAGGGAGAGCGAAGATGCTTATTTATGTAAGGATCAGCTTAGCAAAAAGTAATTATGCAGAATGGATGGAATAAAGTAACCCCGAgttgtttttttccctgtggTGGATGAggtgaaacacgcacacacgcccgtctctctttgtttgcatatatatacacacacgcaccacacaagcacacacacacttggatgaatagatagacagatagatcgatcgacGGAGAAGTAACAAGTGTATACATAATTTAGATATTCGCATCCTTGGCATTttcggctggcttgccccccccggCCGCGGCGCAGTCGGCCTCCTCGGGCGCGGAGGTGAAGGCGTCTTTGAGATCGCTGAGCGACTTCCCTCGCGTCTCCGGCAGGAAGGCCCACGCGACGAGGCTGAGGACGGCGTGGAAGCCGGCGAAGGCGATGAGCGCCGTGCCGACGCCGGCGTGCTCGACCAGCGGCGGGAAGGTGTAGCTCACGACGAAGATGGAGAGGGCGAAGTTGAAGACGCAGATGGAGGTGCCGACGGAGCGCACGGCCGTCGGCAGGAGCTCGCCCAGAAGCACCCAGGGGATGGGGCTGAGCCCGAGGCCGTAGGACGACACGAACACCAGCACGGCCGCCAGGGGCACCCACGACGCCCCCGGGAACTGGCCCAGCAGGAAGACCCCGCCCACCAGCTCGGCCAGCCCGCAGACCACGCCCGTCGCGACGAGCATCGGCCGGCGCCCCACCCGGTCCAGCAGGAGAGACCCCAGCACGGTGCAGGCGAGGCGGACGGCGCCCACGAGGATGGTGCACGTGTAGGCGTCCATGGACACGCCCGCCTCACGGAACAAGTACACCGTGTAGGAGAAGACGACGTACTGGCCGCCCAGCTCCCGCAGCACGAACACGGACGCCAGGAAAAGGACGGGCCGGAAGTGCTGAGGGAAGGACAGCTGTTTCACCTGCGAAGAAACGGAAGGAAAAAGCCTCATTACGAACATCTGACAGAGTTTGTTAAGTAAACAGATATCACACATGCACgaaaatatgcatacatttcGAAGAGATAGTACGAATTGATTATCTTCAAGATATttcaaaacccctaaaaaaaagaaaagaaaatccagcagtacacaacacacacacacacacacacacacacacacacacacacacacacacacacacacacacagaaaaaaaaaaaaaaattgaaccccaacataaaaaacaaacaactacaCACCCTTCCCATCACTCCAACCTCAACCTCAGCCTCACCTGATCCTTGAGAGTAGCCTGAGGACGTTCCTTGATCCCCATCGCGATTTCGTCGAGCTCCACGCCGGTGTCCTTGGCGGAGCCTCGCAGACGGGACAGAGCCTTCGCTGCGTCGTCAGGCCGGTCTTGGCGGAGCAGCCAGTAGGGCGACTGCAAAGGTTGCACgggtgttgttgctattgttgttgttgttgtttttgttgtggttgatgttgttgttatcattattatcattattattattattagtagttgttgttgttttgttattgttattgttgtttttgttgttgttgttgttattatcactattattattgttattattattattagttgttgttattattattattattattttgttgttgttgttgttgctgttgttgttgctgttgcagttgttgttattattattgctataataataataataataataataataataatatattattattattattattattattattattatcattattatcattgttattatcattattattattatgattaccaacatcaatattatcatcattatcattactgttaagcttatgattatcaccatgatttttgttattttctcttctctttatcccttcccctctccctctctctccaggtcatcccttcccttctcctcccctcccttccccctccctccctccctccctccctcccttcctccctccctctctctctctctctctctctctctctctctctctctctctctctctccctccctccctacctaccttcttccctccctccatccctctcccttcttcgcctccctccctccctccctccctccctccctcccttcctcccttcttcacctcctctctttgctttctctctcttccttcaaaatcccttccttcatcccttttctcttctctcctcatcgacccttcgccctctcccctccctcccccccttcgacctcccctcttttccctccttccgcgacctcctctcaacctcctctcaatctccctttgctctttcctctttctctctccccaccttctacctctcccctcattcaatctctacccctctccctctccctccctccctctctcccctaacaccctcccctctttccctctcccctcccctccttcccttcccccacctcccccactccttcccctcccccccacctctcccctctttcccctcccctctcccctcccctctctccctctctctccctctctcccctccccctccccctcccagcctACCTCCGGCACCAAGAAGGCGAGGACGAAGACGACGAGGAAGGGGGCGGCGCAGAGGGCGGTGGCGAGGCGCCAGGGCAGGGCGTCGGCCAGGCAGTAGACGCCGAGCTGTCCGAGGGCCACCAGCGCCTCCACGACGGCGACGAGGGAGCCCCTGACGGAGGGCTCGACCAGCTCGGAGATGAGGGCCGGCGCCAAGGGCCCCACCACGTTGAAGGCGAGGCAGGAGCCGAGGCGCCCGAGGTACAGGAGCGACAGGTAGGGCGTGAAGGCCTGCAGGAGCCACAGGACCCCGGCGAGGAAGAGCAGCGCCCGCAGGAGGCGCGTCGGCCCCGCGAACTCGATGAGAGGGCCCACGGCCAGGGTCATGGCCACGCCGGAGATGCCGGGCAGGGagactggggggggggtaatgatcataagcaaataaacaagaaaagaagatgcacgcacacgcacacacacacgcacgcacacgcacacgcacacacacacacacgcacacacgcacgcacgcacacacacgcacacgtacacgtacacacacacgcacgcacacacgcacgcatacacacacacacaccacacaaaacagagggagggtggtggggggggaggaaattatgattataagtaaataaacaagaaaagaagatgcacgcacacgcacacacgcacgcacacacacaaaacagggggagggtggtggggggggggaggcggagtaaATGATGACTtaaaggaaagaaacaagaaaagatacacacacacacgcacacaagcacacacacacacacacacttggatgaatagatagacagatagatagctcgaCGGAGAGGTAGCACaaacgaataacaataataatgatgatgataatgatgataagaaagataacaagAAGATTTTTGATGgtgattatcatgataacaacaacaacaacaacaacgatgataataataataataataataataataataataataataataataataataataataataataatgataattaacagtgataatgataatgataatattaataataacaaaatgaaaacgatgataatagatataatgctaacaataacgatgatattgataataattattgaaataatataacaattacaataataatgttgattatagtaataataacaacaaaaacaagttgACAATGAGAAGAAATAAAACACGTGActgttgcagtgtgtgtgtgcgtgtgtgcgtgtgtgcgtgtgtgtgtgtgtgtgtgtgtggtgtgtgtgtgtgtgtgtgtgtgtgtgtgtgtgtgtgtgtgtgtgtatgtgtgcgtgtgtaaacgtatgcatatgcatatgcgtgtgcgtgtgtgcgtgcccgCGTGTGCATCTGTGTGCGTTCGTACATTACACGAAacgaacccccccaaaaaaaaaacaacgtaacaagaatagagaaaaaaacagaccaacATCTTGTCATTGTATAAcacgtacatatttttttttttccttcagtttttcTTACATCCCAAAATTAAAAGTCATGTTCACAACCATCCTCAGACGCAGAACTAAAATTAGTTTTCATCGCCTacggaaagaaatataaatatctcTCAAAATTACAGATTACAAATACGCTTGTAGCCCTCTCAAAAATCgcgtttgggggaaaaatttatgaTGATTGCAGCGCGAAAATAAATAGGTTTAGGCAGTTATTCCCCGCGATTCTCCTATTtggaaaacattattttttttttttttacgttgagtataattttaaaaaaatagaaaaagaaaaagaaaaagcagtatTTTCGCATTAACAaagggagataatgatgataataataattcgataataaaaaatactgatagtgattatataatgatattgatgataattattagaaaaatgcaaatgatgataataataattcaataataaaaaaataaataatagaaatttaagtTGGTGTTTCATCAATTAATTTTGtggtaaaaagaaaggaagaagaagaagaagaagaagaagaagaagaagaagaagaacagaagaagaagaagaagaagaagaagaagaagaaaagaagaagaagaagaagaagaagaagaagaaagaagaagaagaagaagaagaagaagaagaagaagaagaagaagaagaagaagaagaaaaagaagaagaagaagagaaggaaagaaaagaagaagaagaagaagaaggaggaggaggaggaggaggaggagcaggaagaagaagaagaagaagaagaagaagaagaagagagaggaggaggaggaggaggaagaagaagaagaagaagaagaagaagaagaagaagaagaaagtcagaaaaaaagattgagaagagagagaggaagaaaaaaaaataaaaataaaaagacaaagaattaacggaaaaaaatggaaaaggaaaaagaaaaaaaaggaggaaagaagaaagagaggaagacaaagacgaagaagaaaaagggaagaggaaaattaagaaacagaagagagagaagaacgagattTAAAAATAGAACAAGgacgcaagaaaaaaaatataagaagaagaagaagaaaattatagagAATAAAactggagacaaaaaaaaagataataacaagacgAAGAAAATTAAAAGGACGAACAAAAGAAATggcgaagaaaaagggaagagaaaaagggaagagaaaaagggaagagaaaaagggaagaaaagataaacgaaagaggcgaaggaataaaaaaaataaacaaaaaagggagagagagagagggagagagagagagagagagagagagagagagagagagagagagagagagagagagagagagagagagagagagagaggagagagagagagagagagagagagagagagagagagagagagagagagagagagagagagagagagagagagagagagagagagagagagagagagagagaagagagagagagagagagagagagagagagagagagaaaagagagagagacatgaggtaAATATGCAGCATCACCTTCTGCGCCGCAAAGAATTCACTCGAATAAACGAAATTGTATATTTAcagtacatctatctatctatctgtctgtctatctgtctgtctatctaaatgtctatctatatacatatctatccatctatctaaatgtctatctatctttatatctatccatccatatatctatctgtatatctatctatctatccatccgtatatctgtctatctatctatctgtatatctatctttctacctatctatctttctatctgtatatctatatatgtatctgtatatcaatctgtctatttgtatatctatctatctatctatctatctttatgtctgtctgtctatctgcatatctacctatctatctgtatatctatctgtctatctttatctttctatctatatcttatattatctgttatcatctgtcttttatatatctatccaaatctatatctatctttgttatctttctgttagctatcttcttttatctatctattatcttattaccattatctgtaATCaaactatcttctattatctatctttatctatctgtatgtatatctatcttattctttttttatatctgttatcttaatctatctatctattctacatatctatctctatcttttctgtCTTATCTATCCAATTTAACTTATAAGTTAAACAaccgaaaaaacataaaaaacaaattataaaaattattaaaaattattatttattaaaaaaatacccatctgaattatttttatcttgattTAGGCAAGTTTCTTAAATTCAATTTTTAACttaaaatcgggggggg
The Penaeus monodon isolate SGIC_2016 chromosome 18, NSTDA_Pmon_1, whole genome shotgun sequence genome window above contains:
- the LOC119584908 gene encoding facilitated trehalose transporter Tret1-like; translated protein: MTLAVGPLIEFAGPTRLLRALLFLAGVLWLLQAFTPYLSLLYLGRLGSCLAFNVVGPLAPALISELVEPSVRGSLVAVVEALVALGQLGVYCLADALPWRLATALCAAPFLVVFVLAFLVPESPYWLLRQDRPDDAAKALSRLRGSAKDTGVELDEIAMGIKERPQATLKDQVKQLSFPQHFRPVLFLASVFVLRELGGQYVVFSYTVYLFREAGVSMDAYTCTILVGAVRLACTVLGSLLLDRVGRRPMLVATGVVCGLAELVGGVFLLGQFPGASWVPLAAVLVFVSSYGLGLSPIPWVLLGELLPTAVRSVGTSICVFNFALSIFVVSYTFPPLVEHAGVGTALIAFAGFHAVLSLVAWAFLPETRGKSLSDLKDAFTSAPEEADCAAAGGGKPAENAKDANI